Proteins co-encoded in one Girardinichthys multiradiatus isolate DD_20200921_A chromosome 11, DD_fGirMul_XY1, whole genome shotgun sequence genomic window:
- the afap1l1b gene encoding actin filament-associated protein 1-like 1b isoform X2, producing MERLVNELNSLLKMLDQETVSPDTAEKMASVRNILDSLQASVNGSDVYMNGTSFVESLFEDFDCDLHMLRASPVEQKEPKDKEENTQPSKSTPTDTPPPLPAAPLPDDYYEEAVPLDPGSSPQYFTTNSRNSVEDAYYEDADNNYPTTRINGPSKSSNNDSDALSSSYESYEEEDEEAKGRDSSQRWTAEGSPDGPVKDCRICAFLMRKKRFGHWTKQLVVVRDNKLQCYKSIKETSANTELPLNLCNVIYVPKEGRKKRHELRFSLPGGEALVLAVQSKEQAQRWLKVVHNVGSQCNNTEGLNGSTSPIIQRKLELDKMLQSDRQTSDSDSGPIGDCQFNAHGPGRDITDSLNRGKRGAFSELTGSMSRAAGKKINRIITFSKKKPPLPGDPPSSSGHHDNPRCGYLSVCLSGSWKERWCVVRGGNLYLQKDPGDQRPPVIVVPLKGAEVVPGGLGPKHPFSFHIMQGGNELAALEASSSEDLGRWLGILFAETGSTTLPEELHYDYIDVDTLTDIRHAARHSFLWATTTATSSSSASIDSKTYDEVYESIADEDVESKTGQVRRHASFSSRDSEKTEQQAAIKRHASNVNQYGRYGKMRAEEDARRYLRQKEELEKRKEELRNALISLRKEKKELKAQMKSDTGDAMEKRLHEIETLCKQKEEERVELELQLTEVKENLKKSLARGALGPPVDTKISVKTPGNKIEKVYNETVPVNSASELRKRPPSLCASSRGNVMQKAKEWESKKGT from the exons ATGGAGCGCCTTGTGAATGAGCTCAACTCTCTGCTAAAAATGCTGGACCAGGAGACGGTTAGCCCAGATACTGCAGAGAAGATGGCCTCCGTGCGGAACATCCTGGACTCACTTCAGGCATCAG TCAATGGATCAGACGTTTACATGAATGGCACAAGCTTTGTTGAGTCTCTCTTTGAGGATTTCG ATTGTGATTTGCACATGCTTCGAGCATCTCCAGTGGAGCAGAAAGAACCTAAAGACAAAGAGGAGAATACACAGCCTAGTAAATCT acacccactgacaCACCACCACCTTTGCCAGCAGCACCCCTTCCTGATGACTACTATGAAGAAGCTGTTCCTCTTGATCCTGGATCTTCCCCTCAGTATTTCACCACAA ATTCCAGGAACTCTGTTGAAGATGCTTACTATGAAGATGCTGATAATAACTATCCCACCACCAGGATTAATGGACCCTCTAAATCCTCCA ACAATGACTCAGATGCTCTGAGCAGCTCTTACGAGTCTTACGAGGAAGAGGACGAGGAGGCAAAGGGGCGGGACTCATCCCAGAGGTGGACGGCTGAGGGAAGCCCGGACGGACCTGTCAAGGACTGCCGCATATGTGCCTTCCTGATGCGAAAGAAGCGCTTCGGCCACTGGACAAAGCAGCTAGTAGTGGTCAGAGATAATAAACTCCAG TGCTATAAAAGCATAAAGGAAACATCTGCCAACACAGAGCTCCCCCTGAATCTATGCAACGTCATCTACGTCCCAAAGGAAGGCCGGAAAAAGAGGCACGAGCTGCGCTTCTCCTTACCTGGAGGTGAAGCTCTGGTCCTTGCCGTTCAGAGTAAAGAGCAGGCCCAGCGCTGGCTCAAG GTGGTCCATAATGTTGGCAGCCAGTGTAACAACACAGAAGGACTAAATGGATCAACATCTCCTATAATACAGAGGAAGCTGGAGCTCGACAAg ATGCTGCAGTCAGATAGACAAACGTCAGACTCGGACAGCGGTCCAATAGGAGACTGTCAGTTCAATGCTCATGGACCAGGACGAGACATCACCGACTCACTCA ACAGGGGAAAGCGGGGCGCATTCTCAGAACTGACTGGGTCGATGAGCCGAGCGGCAGGAAAGAAAATCAATCGGATCATCACATTCTCCAAAAAGAAGCCTCCGTTACCAGGAGACCCTCCCTCATCTTCTGGCCACCATGACAACCCCCGCTGTG GTTATCTCAGTGTGTGTCTCAGTGGCTCTTGGAAGGAGCGCTGGTGTGTTGTCCGAGGTGGAAACCTGTACTTGCAAAAGGACCCCGGAGACCAGCGGCCCCCAGTTATTGTGGTGCCCCTCAAAGGGGCAGAGGTGGTGCCAGGGGGCCTGggacccaaacatcccttttcTTTTCATATCATGCAAGGGGGCAATGAGCTGGCAGCTTTAGAG GCGAGTTCCTCTGAGGATCTTGGCCGCTGGCTGGGCATTTTGTTTGCTGAGACCGGCAGTACCACCCTCCCTGAAGAGCTGCACTACGACTACATCGACGTGGACACACTCACCGACATACGGCACGCAGCCAGGCACTCCTTCTT GTGGGCTACTACCACTGCTACTTCCTCCAGCAGTGCATCAATAGATTCCAAAACTTACGATGAAGTCTATGAAAGCATTGCG GATGAGGATGTAGAGAGCAAAACAGGTCAAGTGAGACGTCATGCCTCCTTCTCCAGCAGGGACTCAGAAAAAACCGAACAACAGGCTGCCATCAAGAGGCATGCCTCCA ATGTGAATCAGTATGGGCGCTATGGGAAGATGCGTGCAGAGGAAGATGCCAGGCGGTACCTGAGACAGAAAGAGGAGTTGGAGAAGCGGAAGGAGGAGCTAAGAAACGCACTAATCTCCCTCCGTAAGGAAAAGAAGGAGTTGAAGGCGCAAATGAAGAGTGACACAG GTGATGCTATGGAAAAGCGGTTACATGAGATAGAGACACTgtgcaaacagaaggaggaggagagggtAGAGCTGGAGCTCCAACTGACAGAAGTAAAAGAGAATCTGAAGAAATCACTGGCTAGAGGCGCACTGGGTCCACCCGTGGACACAAAGATTAGCGTCAAG ACTCCAGGAAATAAGATTGAAAAGGTTTACAATGAGACCGTTCCTGTCAACTCAGCATCTGAGCTTCGTAAACGCCCCCCATCTCTTTGTGCTTCTTCCAGGGGGAATGTCATGCAGAAAGCCAAG GAGTGGGAATCAAAGAAGGGGACCTAG
- the fgf13b gene encoding fibroblast growth factor 13b isoform X1 has product MSRAAAIASSLIRQKRQAREREKANACRGSSSPSNSKGANEKPSKLNVFSRVKLFGSRKKRKRRRPPEPQLKGIVTRLSSRQGFQLQMQPDGTIDGTKDEDSTYAVFNLIPVGLRVVAIQGVQTKLYLAMNNEGFLYTSEHFTPECKFKESVFENYYVTYSSMLYRQQQSGRAWYLGLNKEGAIMKGNHVKKNKAAAHFLPKPLKVAMYKEPSLHDLTELSRSGSGTPTKSRSASALLNGGGKTPSNDDLS; this is encoded by the exons ATGTCCCGCGCAGCGGCCATCGCCAGCTCCCTGATCCGCCAGAAGCGGCAGGCGAGGGAGCGGGAGAAGGCGAACGCCTGCCGCGGCAGCAGCAGCCCGAGCAACAGCAAGGGCGCCAACGAGAAGCCGAGCAAGCTTAATGTGTTCTCTCGAGTTAAATTGTTTGGAtcgaggaagaagaggaagagaagGCGACCACCAG AGCCCCAGCTAAAGGGCATAGTGACCAGGCTTTCCAGTCGGCAGGGCTTCCAGCTACAGATGCAGCCAGATGGCACCATCGATGGAACCAAGGATGAGGACAGCACCTATG CCGTGTTCAACCTGATCCCTGTGGGGCTCCGTGTGGTGGCCATCCAGGGTGTCCAGACCAAACTCTACCTGGCAATGAACAACGAAGGCTTTCTCTACACCTCT GAACATTTTACCCCGGAGTGTAAGTTCAAGGAGTCAGTGTTTGAGAACTACTACGTCACCTACTCATCTATGCTGTACCGACAGCAGCAGTCAGGCCGGGCGTGGTACTTGGGACTCAACAAGGAGGGAGCAATCATGAAGGGAAACcatgtaaagaagaacaaggccGCCGCACACTTCTTACCGAAACCACTCAAAG tgGCTATGTACAAGGAACCCTCCCTCCATGACCTGACAGAACTCTCACGTTCCGGCAGCGGGACGCCGACCAAGAGCCGCAGCGCTTCGGCCCTGCTCAACGGTGGAGGGAAGACGCCCAGCAATGATGACCTATCCTAG
- the afap1l1b gene encoding actin filament-associated protein 1-like 1b isoform X1: MDSKRQSVVMERLVNELNSLLKMLDQETVSPDTAEKMASVRNILDSLQASVNGSDVYMNGTSFVESLFEDFDCDLHMLRASPVEQKEPKDKEENTQPSKSTPTDTPPPLPAAPLPDDYYEEAVPLDPGSSPQYFTTNSRNSVEDAYYEDADNNYPTTRINGPSKSSNNDSDALSSSYESYEEEDEEAKGRDSSQRWTAEGSPDGPVKDCRICAFLMRKKRFGHWTKQLVVVRDNKLQCYKSIKETSANTELPLNLCNVIYVPKEGRKKRHELRFSLPGGEALVLAVQSKEQAQRWLKVVHNVGSQCNNTEGLNGSTSPIIQRKLELDKMLQSDRQTSDSDSGPIGDCQFNAHGPGRDITDSLNRGKRGAFSELTGSMSRAAGKKINRIITFSKKKPPLPGDPPSSSGHHDNPRCGYLSVCLSGSWKERWCVVRGGNLYLQKDPGDQRPPVIVVPLKGAEVVPGGLGPKHPFSFHIMQGGNELAALEASSSEDLGRWLGILFAETGSTTLPEELHYDYIDVDTLTDIRHAARHSFLWATTTATSSSSASIDSKTYDEVYESIADEDVESKTGQVRRHASFSSRDSEKTEQQAAIKRHASNVNQYGRYGKMRAEEDARRYLRQKEELEKRKEELRNALISLRKEKKELKAQMKSDTGDAMEKRLHEIETLCKQKEEERVELELQLTEVKENLKKSLARGALGPPVDTKISVKTPGNKIEKVYNETVPVNSASELRKRPPSLCASSRGNVMQKAKEWESKKGT, translated from the exons TGGTGATGGAGCGCCTTGTGAATGAGCTCAACTCTCTGCTAAAAATGCTGGACCAGGAGACGGTTAGCCCAGATACTGCAGAGAAGATGGCCTCCGTGCGGAACATCCTGGACTCACTTCAGGCATCAG TCAATGGATCAGACGTTTACATGAATGGCACAAGCTTTGTTGAGTCTCTCTTTGAGGATTTCG ATTGTGATTTGCACATGCTTCGAGCATCTCCAGTGGAGCAGAAAGAACCTAAAGACAAAGAGGAGAATACACAGCCTAGTAAATCT acacccactgacaCACCACCACCTTTGCCAGCAGCACCCCTTCCTGATGACTACTATGAAGAAGCTGTTCCTCTTGATCCTGGATCTTCCCCTCAGTATTTCACCACAA ATTCCAGGAACTCTGTTGAAGATGCTTACTATGAAGATGCTGATAATAACTATCCCACCACCAGGATTAATGGACCCTCTAAATCCTCCA ACAATGACTCAGATGCTCTGAGCAGCTCTTACGAGTCTTACGAGGAAGAGGACGAGGAGGCAAAGGGGCGGGACTCATCCCAGAGGTGGACGGCTGAGGGAAGCCCGGACGGACCTGTCAAGGACTGCCGCATATGTGCCTTCCTGATGCGAAAGAAGCGCTTCGGCCACTGGACAAAGCAGCTAGTAGTGGTCAGAGATAATAAACTCCAG TGCTATAAAAGCATAAAGGAAACATCTGCCAACACAGAGCTCCCCCTGAATCTATGCAACGTCATCTACGTCCCAAAGGAAGGCCGGAAAAAGAGGCACGAGCTGCGCTTCTCCTTACCTGGAGGTGAAGCTCTGGTCCTTGCCGTTCAGAGTAAAGAGCAGGCCCAGCGCTGGCTCAAG GTGGTCCATAATGTTGGCAGCCAGTGTAACAACACAGAAGGACTAAATGGATCAACATCTCCTATAATACAGAGGAAGCTGGAGCTCGACAAg ATGCTGCAGTCAGATAGACAAACGTCAGACTCGGACAGCGGTCCAATAGGAGACTGTCAGTTCAATGCTCATGGACCAGGACGAGACATCACCGACTCACTCA ACAGGGGAAAGCGGGGCGCATTCTCAGAACTGACTGGGTCGATGAGCCGAGCGGCAGGAAAGAAAATCAATCGGATCATCACATTCTCCAAAAAGAAGCCTCCGTTACCAGGAGACCCTCCCTCATCTTCTGGCCACCATGACAACCCCCGCTGTG GTTATCTCAGTGTGTGTCTCAGTGGCTCTTGGAAGGAGCGCTGGTGTGTTGTCCGAGGTGGAAACCTGTACTTGCAAAAGGACCCCGGAGACCAGCGGCCCCCAGTTATTGTGGTGCCCCTCAAAGGGGCAGAGGTGGTGCCAGGGGGCCTGggacccaaacatcccttttcTTTTCATATCATGCAAGGGGGCAATGAGCTGGCAGCTTTAGAG GCGAGTTCCTCTGAGGATCTTGGCCGCTGGCTGGGCATTTTGTTTGCTGAGACCGGCAGTACCACCCTCCCTGAAGAGCTGCACTACGACTACATCGACGTGGACACACTCACCGACATACGGCACGCAGCCAGGCACTCCTTCTT GTGGGCTACTACCACTGCTACTTCCTCCAGCAGTGCATCAATAGATTCCAAAACTTACGATGAAGTCTATGAAAGCATTGCG GATGAGGATGTAGAGAGCAAAACAGGTCAAGTGAGACGTCATGCCTCCTTCTCCAGCAGGGACTCAGAAAAAACCGAACAACAGGCTGCCATCAAGAGGCATGCCTCCA ATGTGAATCAGTATGGGCGCTATGGGAAGATGCGTGCAGAGGAAGATGCCAGGCGGTACCTGAGACAGAAAGAGGAGTTGGAGAAGCGGAAGGAGGAGCTAAGAAACGCACTAATCTCCCTCCGTAAGGAAAAGAAGGAGTTGAAGGCGCAAATGAAGAGTGACACAG GTGATGCTATGGAAAAGCGGTTACATGAGATAGAGACACTgtgcaaacagaaggaggaggagagggtAGAGCTGGAGCTCCAACTGACAGAAGTAAAAGAGAATCTGAAGAAATCACTGGCTAGAGGCGCACTGGGTCCACCCGTGGACACAAAGATTAGCGTCAAG ACTCCAGGAAATAAGATTGAAAAGGTTTACAATGAGACCGTTCCTGTCAACTCAGCATCTGAGCTTCGTAAACGCCCCCCATCTCTTTGTGCTTCTTCCAGGGGGAATGTCATGCAGAAAGCCAAG GAGTGGGAATCAAAGAAGGGGACCTAG